TGGTGAGGTATACCCGGTTTCTTCCTCCAATTCTCTCAAAGCGGCTTCTTTCGGATCTTCATTTTTTTCAAGCTTGCCTGCAGGGATCTCTACAATTGTCCGCTCTAGCGCTTTTCTGTATTGTTGAACCATCACGATCTTTTCGTCTTGTGTTAAAGCAATAACCGCTACTGCCCCGGGGTGCTTGACGATTTCCCTTTTGCTTGTTTTCCCGTTCGGCAGCTCTACCTCTTCAAGATAGAGATCGATCACCTTTCCGGAATATAGCTTCTCTTTTTTCAATGTTTTTTCTTCCAGGTTGCTCACTTCACTCAACTCCTCGTTCTATCCTTCTTTCATCACCATACATATTATCATATATGGACGAGAAAGGAGCGGAACCTATGAAGATATACCGTCTTCCGAACGGAATTGTGTTAACCGGGAAAGCATGGGAAATAAGAGCGAAACTAAAGGAATACGGAAAAACATTTCGTACAATTAAAGAATGGATTCGTTCATAAAGTACATTATCATTGAAACGCCGGCTGTGTTATATTACGGTATGATTAACACATTGCTGGGAGTGATAAACGTGAAGAAAAGACGACTGGGCCATTCCGATTTATATGTGAGCGAAATGGGACTTGGGTGTATGTCGCTTGGCACCGATAAGGAAAAAGCTTTGTCGACGTTAGATGAAGCGATTGAACTGGGCGTTAATTATTTGGACACCGCAGACTTATATGATCAAGGGACAAATGAAGAAATCGTCGGCGATGCCATAAAAAACAGAAGACAAGACATCATTGTGGCAACGAAGGTTGGAAACCGATTTGAACAAGGCAAGCCGGGATGGCATTGGGATCCTTCGAAGACTTACATAAAAGAAGCAGTCAAAAAAAGCTTATCCCGACTAAAAACCGACTACATTGACCTTTATCAGCTTCACGGAGGAACGATTGACGACCCGATCGACGAAACAATTGAAGCGTTTGAAGAGCTAAAGCAGGAGGGTGTCATCAGATATTACGGCATTTCTTCTATCCGGCCAAACGTGATCA
This window of the Bacillus gobiensis genome carries:
- the mciZ gene encoding Z-ring formation inhibitor MciZ, translating into MKIYRLPNGIVLTGKAWEIRAKLKEYGKTFRTIKEWIRS
- a CDS encoding NUDIX domain-containing protein, whose amino-acid sequence is MSNLEEKTLKKEKLYSGKVIDLYLEEVELPNGKTSKREIVKHPGAVAVIALTQDEKIVMVQQYRKALERTIVEIPAGKLEKNEDPKEAALRELEEETGYTSPSLQKVISFYTSPGFADELIHLYIADGIEPLAEKKQLDEDEFVDVMLVSLEEAQDLVESHEIYDAKTAYAVQYLQLLHKSGGGK
- a CDS encoding aldo/keto reductase, whose protein sequence is MKKRRLGHSDLYVSEMGLGCMSLGTDKEKALSTLDEAIELGVNYLDTADLYDQGTNEEIVGDAIKNRRQDIIVATKVGNRFEQGKPGWHWDPSKTYIKEAVKKSLSRLKTDYIDLYQLHGGTIDDPIDETIEAFEELKQEGVIRYYGISSIRPNVIKDYIKKSNIVSIMMQYSLFDRRPEEWFSLLEENNISVVARGPLAKGLLSGKPFSELKKKAAGGYLSYHEDEIVAAREAISNAVPDLSLTEASVQYILKHNAVGTIAAGASSIEQIRENVRAAQSRPLSEQERKALQYYTKRNVYEAHRK